The window CGCGGTCTCGGAGACGACGCGCCGGGACCTGATGACGCGCTACGGCGTGCGCCCGCACCGAATCCGGGTCGTGCCGAACGCGGTGAGCTCCGAGTTCCACGAGCGCGACGGCGCGGAGGAGCTGGCCGAGGTGCGACGACGGCTGCGGCTACCCGAGGAATTCCTGCTGAGCGTGGGCACGATCCATCCGCGCAAGAATCTTGGGGGACTGGCTCGCGCCGCCGCGCTGAGCGGCCGGCAACTGGGGCGGACGCTGCCGGTGGTGCACGTGGGACGCGAGGGCTGGCTGTGCGAGCGCGTGTTCGCCGACATCGAGTCGGCCGGATCGCCCGGGATTCGCTTCGTCGGCCAAATCGGCGACGCCACGCTGCGCGCGCTCTATCGCCAGGCGGCGGCGCTCGTGTATCCGAGCTTTGCGGAAGGCTTTGGCCTTCCCATCCTGGAGGCATTCGCCTGCGGCACGCCGGTCGTCACGTCGAACGGATCGGGGATGCTCGAGGCAGCCGGCGACGCGGCGGAACTGGTGGACCCGCACGACCCGGAGTCGATTGCCGCCGGCATCGTGCGCGTGGCGCGGGATGTCGATCGGCGCGCGGAGCTGGTGGAGCGCGGGAGGCGCCGGCTCGAGGATTTCTCGTGGTCCCGCTCGGCGCGGCTGATGCTCGACGTGTACGCCGAGGCGCGGCGCGGGGAGCCGTCGCCCCAGGTCAGCGGGGTCGCCGCGAAGCGGTAGACTGCGGCCGAGGCAAGGCGTATGACACCTCCCGACATCTTGAGCTACGCCGTCCTAGGCGTTGTGGCCTACCTGCTTGGCAGCGTGCCGGTCGCGTTGATCATGTCCGCTGTGCTGAAGCGGACGGACCTGCGAAGAATCGGTTCCGGCAACCTGGGCGTGCTCAACACGATGTTCAACGTGGGCAAGCTGCCCGGCCTGCTCACGATCGTCGGCCACGGCATCCTGGCCGCGCTCACCGTGTTTCTGGCGGGATGGTTCCCCGAGGGGTGGTTTCCCTGGGGATGGCAGTATCCCGCCGACTGGTGGGTTCCGATGCGGGACGACGTCGGCCTCATGGTTGCCATGGCGGGCCTCACCGCGGGCAACATGTGGCAACTCTTCGCCAAGTTTCGCGGGAGCCGCGGCAGCACCACGGTGGGTTGGGCGCTCCTGGTAGCCGCACCGCTCATGCTGCTGGTGCTCTTTGGCGTGTGGCTGGCGGCGATTCTGGCTTTGCGGCGCAACGTGCCCGCGGCCCGCGTGCTGCATGCGGCGATTCCGGTGGTCTTTGGGCTCATGCAGGGCTCGTGGACGTTTGCCATCGGTGGGGCCGTGATCGCGGCGCTGCTGACGCTCAAGGTCGCCTTTAGTGGGGACGACGCCACGGCCCTGGGCGTCTACCGGCGGTTCGGCATCAACGAAAACCGCTAGGCGCGCCAGCCTCCGGTGCGCGTCGAGCTCAATGGCCTCTTTCGCCTTTATCCGCTGACGGGCACCGGCCAGCACCTGGAACATCTGGTCGCCGCGCTGCGGGCCGGATACCCGGACGTCGAGATCGTCGAGCGCGTGCCGGGGGGGCGGGCGCGAGGGCGATTCGGGAAAGTCTGGTGGGAGCAGATGGCGTGGCCGATGTCGGCGCGCCGAACCCGCGCCGTGCTGCATGCGCCGCATCTCGCGCCGCCGGTTGTGGCCCCGCGCGCCATTGTGACCGCGCATGACGTCATCCCCTTCGTATTGCCCGAGTACGGCGCCAGCCGACCACGGCGGCTCTACAACCTGCTGACTCGCGCGGGCCTGCGGCGCACCCGTCACGTGATCGCGGTGTCGCACTGGACCCGGCGCGAGCTCACCACGGTGCTGGACGTGCCGGCCGACCGGATTCACGTGATCCACAACGGCATTGCCGCGAGCCTCAGCCCGACGCCCGACGGCCGCGACGAGGCGGTTCGAGGGCGCTTCGGCCTTCCGGCGCGCTTTGCGCTGTACTTGGGGGCGCTGGACGCTCGCAAGAACCTGGGCGTGCTGCTCCGGGCGTGGCCGGGCATATGGTCGGCGACCCGCGTCGCACTTGTGGTCGCGGGACGCGCGCCCCGCCCCGCAAGCCCGGTGTACGTGGACTGGTTCCGAGAGCACCGCGATGTGCCCTGGCTGCACGTGATCGGGGAGGTGCCCGAGGAGGACAAGGCAGCCCTCTACCGGGCCGCTGCCGTCTTTGTGTTTCCGTCACGCTACGAGGGGTTCGGGCTGGACCCGGTGGAGGCCATGGCGTGCGGCGTTCCGGTGGTGGCATCCAATGCGACGTCGATTCCGGAAGTCGTGGGCGACGCCGCCGTGTCGGTGAGTCCGGATGACGCCGATGGCTGGACGACGGCCGTGGCGAACGTGCTGAGCGATCCGAACCGAGCGGCGTCGCTGCGCGACGCGGGCATCGCGCGGGCGCGTGCGTTCACCTGGGAACGCGCCGCCGAGGCGACGATGGCGGTTTACGCCAAGGCGGCGGGATGAAGATCCTCATGGCGTCGAAGGCGCTGGTGATGGGCGCCTATCACGCCAAGCTCGAAGCCCTGGGCGCGCAGCCGGAGGTCGAGCTGCTGGCGCTGGCGCCCGATTCCTGGATCGAGAACGGGCGGCGGCAGCGCGCCGAGCCGGTGACGCCCGAGCGATACGGTCTGTGCTATCAGCGTCTCCGGCTTAACGGACGCTTTCACCTGCACTGGTGGCCCGGGCTCGCGGGAGCCGTCGAGGAGTTCCGGCCCGAAATCGTGCACATCGACGAAGAGCCGTACAACGCGGCGACGGCTCATGCCTGCCGCGTCGCTCGCCGTCGGGGCGCACGGGTGGTCTTCTTCGCCTGGCAGAACATACGTCGGCGGTATCCGCCGCCATTCGCGTGGTTCGAGCGATACGTCTTTGGGCGCGCCGCGGGCATCGCCGGGACGGCGACGGCGGCCGACGTGCTGCGGGCCAAGGGTTTTCGCGGCCGGCTGGCGGTCATCCCGCAATTCGGCGTGGACCCGGAGCTGTTCGCGCCCGGAGGCGGTGAAGGCAGCGCCGCATTTCGCATTGGATACGCCGGTCGGCTGATCGAGGCGAAAGGCATCGAGCTGCTGCTGGAGGCGGCGGGGCGGATCGACGGCGACGTGGAGCTGTTGATCGCCGGCGCGGGGCCGCTGGAGGACGCAGTTCGCGGGCGGGCGGCGGGCGATGACCGTGTGCGACTGCTCGGCGCGTTACCCAGCGCGGCAATGCCGGGGTTCTATCGAGACCTGGACGTGCTCGTGCTGCCCACCCTGGGGCGGCGCGGCTGGACGGAGCAGTTCGGGCGCGCGGCGATCGAGGCCATGGCCTGTGGAACGCCGGTGATCGTGTCGGACGCGGGCGAGTTGCCGGCGGTGGTGGGTGAGGCGGCACGGGTAGTTCCGGCCGGAGATTTGGATGCGCTGCAGCAGGCGTTGGACGACTTGCGCGAGGATGCCGCAGAGCGCGCGCGGCTGGCCGAGGCGGGACGAGCGCGCGTGCTGGCGGCATTCACCCACGAACGCATTGCCGAGGCGACGGCGGCGTTCTATCGGGCGGTGCTGGACGGCTCCGGCCGGTAGAACGCCCCCACGCATCACATGACCCACGGCGGACATGCACCCCAATCCGTTCGGCACCCCTTCGACAGGCTCAGGGCGAACGGATTGGGGTGAAGCCCTCGGGTCGTTTCGAGCTATTGCGATCGAAGTCGCTAGCCGCCGACGATCTCGCCTTCCACGGGGTCCACGCGGATTCCCTGGGCCTCGGTCCACTCGACGGCGGCGTCAATCTCGTCGTGCTCGCCTTCGACCAGCAGCTGGACCCAGCCGATACCGCCGTCGATGTCCGCGCGGCGGATATCGAGCCGCAGGTCAAAGCGCCGCGCGAGCTCGTTGACGATCGGCGATTGAATCTTGTCGGCGGGATAGGTGAGCTGCACGCGCATGCGCGCGGGCCCGCGCCGAAAAACGGCCCGTGGGCCGCGCCCGTCCCACGGGTCATCGACTGCGACGGATCCGCCTGACTCGGCCGCTTCGCGCGCCGCGTCCAGCACGGCAAGGGTACGGACGGCGTCCAGGCTGGTGACCACCGGCGCGGTGCGCTGCCGCACCACGCGGGCGAACTCGGCAACCTCGCCGTCGAACATGGCCTGCCAGGCGTCGCCGAAGTGATGCAGGGTGGCGGGCCGGTCGAAGGTGCGACTGGCGGCGGCGTTGACTTCGACGGTGGCGGCGAACACGTCGCTGCGCAGGCGACCGGCACGACCGACCAGATCGATGACGTCGCCGTGCGCCGGCGATGCCTGCGAGACCACGAGCGCGGCCGTCACGCCGTCGTCGAAAGTCATCAGGATCGAGGAGGTCTCGTCGCTGCCCGTATCTGGGCGATTCACGACGCGCGCGCTCACGCTGACAACTCGGGCGCGGTGCAGCCATAACACCTGGTCGACGAGATGGCTGCCAACGAAGGCAAGCTGTCCGCCGCCGCGCGCGGGCTCGGCCAGCCAGCCTTGGAGCGGCGGACCGCCCTTGAATGCGACGATGCCAACGATCTCGCCGGTTAGACCGCGCGCCAGCAGGTCGCGCAGGTGCGTGCGGGCGGGATGGAAGCGGAGACAGTAGCCCGGCATCGCGACGACGCCGCGCTCACGCGCCGCCGCGGCGACGCCCTCGGCCTCGGCGCGGTCTCGAGCCAGGGGCTTCTCGACGAGCACATGAAGTCCGGCGTCGATGCACGTCAGCGCCGTGTCGGCCAAAGCGTCGTGAGGCACGGCGATCACGGCCGCGTCGGCGACGCCGCTCGCGGCCATGGACTCGGCGTCATGGAAAGCCTGCACGCCGCCGTGCGCGACCTCTCGCGTCGCGGTTGGATCGGTGTCCACGGCCGCCGTGAGCACGACGTCTGGAGAGTCCTGAATCGACGGCAGCAGCCGGGCGACCATGTGGTCGCCGCAGCCCACAGCCGCGACGCGCAGGGGATCAGCCATGTGGGCGCCTTGTCGCCGGCTTCATGGCCGGCATTGTAGAGCGGCGCTCAGATGTCTCGACGCTGGAAGGTGCGAATCGCGTAGGCCAGCGCAAGCACCAGATACACACCGGCTACCAGCAGCATCCATCCGGACGGGGGATTGAGCGAGCTGAAGGGGCCTCCCGTCATGCCGCCCGTGGACGCCGATTGCTGGGCCAACTGTGCGCCGGCGAGGTCCCAGAGCGCCCGCGTGGGCAGCAGCACGCTGGTGGCGATGCCGATGTCGAACGTCACCGGATTGTCGAGGAAATTGCCGATCTGCTCGATCACGCCGCCGACGAGCGCAACCGCGTAGAGCGTGAACACGACCACGCCGTTGGCCAGCGTGCCCAACCGGGTGCTGCCCGCAATGGTGAGGGCCAGCAAGATGGCGGCGGCGAACAGCATGGCGAAGGGCGCCGTCCAGGCGCGCTCGGCGTACTGCCCGGTGATGATGGAGACGACGGCGATCATGACTGCCGTCGAGACGCCGATGAAGACGGTGAGAAGCATCAGGTTGCCCAGGAACTTGCCCAGCACGAGATGGGAGCGACGCACCGGCCGAGCCGCGACGGCGTGCATGGTGCCCTGATCGATCTCACCGGAAATGGACCCCACCGCGAGGAAAATGGCCAGCAGTGAGGCGACGAAATTGAGGCTCCACATGCCGCCTTGCAGCATGAAGCCCACGATCACCCGCTGCATCGACATCGTGAGATCGGGATCGGTCGAGATGTCGCGGTAGCCGAACC is drawn from Chloroflexota bacterium and contains these coding sequences:
- a CDS encoding ABC transporter permease, with the translated sequence MNLWVIAEHTLREAVRRRVVLAAAVVIGGFLALYAVGVWFGYRDISTDPDLTMSMQRVIVGFMLQGGMWSLNFVASLLAIFLAVGSISGEIDQGTMHAVAARPVRRSHLVLGKFLGNLMLLTVFIGVSTAVMIAVVSIITGQYAERAWTAPFAMLFAAAILLALTIAGSTRLGTLANGVVVFTLYAVALVGGVIEQIGNFLDNPVTFDIGIATSVLLPTRALWDLAGAQLAQQSASTGGMTGGPFSSLNPPSGWMLLVAGVYLVLALAYAIRTFQRRDI
- a CDS encoding glycerol-3-phosphate acyltransferase; this translates as MTPPDILSYAVLGVVAYLLGSVPVALIMSAVLKRTDLRRIGSGNLGVLNTMFNVGKLPGLLTIVGHGILAALTVFLAGWFPEGWFPWGWQYPADWWVPMRDDVGLMVAMAGLTAGNMWQLFAKFRGSRGSTTVGWALLVAAPLMLLVLFGVWLAAILALRRNVPAARVLHAAIPVVFGLMQGSWTFAIGGAVIAALLTLKVAFSGDDATALGVYRRFGINENR
- a CDS encoding glycosyltransferase family 4 protein, translated to MKILMASKALVMGAYHAKLEALGAQPEVELLALAPDSWIENGRRQRAEPVTPERYGLCYQRLRLNGRFHLHWWPGLAGAVEEFRPEIVHIDEEPYNAATAHACRVARRRGARVVFFAWQNIRRRYPPPFAWFERYVFGRAAGIAGTATAADVLRAKGFRGRLAVIPQFGVDPELFAPGGGEGSAAFRIGYAGRLIEAKGIELLLEAAGRIDGDVELLIAGAGPLEDAVRGRAAGDDRVRLLGALPSAAMPGFYRDLDVLVLPTLGRRGWTEQFGRAAIEAMACGTPVIVSDAGELPAVVGEAARVVPAGDLDALQQALDDLREDAAERARLAEAGRARVLAAFTHERIAEATAAFYRAVLDGSGR
- a CDS encoding glycosyltransferase family 1 protein, translating into MRVELNGLFRLYPLTGTGQHLEHLVAALRAGYPDVEIVERVPGGRARGRFGKVWWEQMAWPMSARRTRAVLHAPHLAPPVVAPRAIVTAHDVIPFVLPEYGASRPRRLYNLLTRAGLRRTRHVIAVSHWTRRELTTVLDVPADRIHVIHNGIAASLSPTPDGRDEAVRGRFGLPARFALYLGALDARKNLGVLLRAWPGIWSATRVALVVAGRAPRPASPVYVDWFREHRDVPWLHVIGEVPEEDKAALYRAAAVFVFPSRYEGFGLDPVEAMACGVPVVASNATSIPEVVGDAAVSVSPDDADGWTTAVANVLSDPNRAASLRDAGIARARAFTWERAAEATMAVYAKAAG
- a CDS encoding Gfo/Idh/MocA family oxidoreductase, whose product is MADPLRVAAVGCGDHMVARLLPSIQDSPDVVLTAAVDTDPTATREVAHGGVQAFHDAESMAASGVADAAVIAVPHDALADTALTCIDAGLHVLVEKPLARDRAEAEGVAAAARERGVVAMPGYCLRFHPARTHLRDLLARGLTGEIVGIVAFKGGPPLQGWLAEPARGGGQLAFVGSHLVDQVLWLHRARVVSVSARVVNRPDTGSDETSSILMTFDDGVTAALVVSQASPAHGDVIDLVGRAGRLRSDVFAATVEVNAAASRTFDRPATLHHFGDAWQAMFDGEVAEFARVVRQRTAPVVTSLDAVRTLAVLDAAREAAESGGSVAVDDPWDGRGPRAVFRRGPARMRVQLTYPADKIQSPIVNELARRFDLRLDIRRADIDGGIGWVQLLVEGEHDEIDAAVEWTEAQGIRVDPVEGEIVGG
- a CDS encoding glycosyltransferase family 1 protein, with amino-acid sequence MRVGIDYTSAATQREGIGRATRELVNALLRLPDCPDLHLVYAHRGPVPAADALGVHERVKLRRLPLSPRVMLAGWYKARLPLPVEALLGPLHVMHGPDFVLPPRVAAAGVVTVHDLAFATRPEDAHPAQRRFLESAVPWSIDRARLVVAVSETTRRDLMTRYGVRPHRIRVVPNAVSSEFHERDGAEELAEVRRRLRLPEEFLLSVGTIHPRKNLGGLARAAALSGRQLGRTLPVVHVGREGWLCERVFADIESAGSPGIRFVGQIGDATLRALYRQAAALVYPSFAEGFGLPILEAFACGTPVVTSNGSGMLEAAGDAAELVDPHDPESIAAGIVRVARDVDRRAELVERGRRRLEDFSWSRSARLMLDVYAEARRGEPSPQVSGVAAKR